From the genome of Candidatus Binataceae bacterium:
TTTGATGGCGCGCGCGAGGACGAAATTTTCCAAATGCTCGCGCGTGCGGGGTTGCCCGAGCAGGGACAATGCACGCTTTACGACGGACGCACCGGCGTACCGTTCGAGCAGCCGGTGACCGTGGGCGTCATGTATATGATGAAGCTGCATCATCTGGTCGAGGAAAAAATTCACGCCCGCTCGACCGGTCCCTACAGCCTCGTCACCCAGCAACCGCTGGGCGGCAAGGCTCAGTTCGGCGGACAGCGACTCGGAGAAATGGAGGTGTGGGCGCTCAAGGCCTACGGCGCCGCCTTCACGCTCCAGGAGATGCTGACCGTCAAGTCGGATGACGTGGCGGGGCGGACCCGGATGTATGAGGCAATCGTGAAGGGCGAGAACACGCTCGAGCCGGGGCTGCCGGAATCGTTCAACGTTATGGTCAAGGAGCTCCAGTCGTTGTGTCTCAACATGGAGCTGCTGGAAGAATCGGAGCGCGCCTAGGGCGCGAAGGCAACGGAGGCAGAGGGATGGAAGATCTCTTTGGTATTTTCGAGAAACCCAAGAATCCGCTTGCGTTCAACTCGATCCGAATATCGATCGCGTCGCCCGAAATGATCCGGTCGTGGTCACACGGCGAAGTCAAAAAACCTGAGACCATCAACTACCGGACCTTCAAGCCGGAGCGCGACGGGCTGTTCTGCGCCAAAATTTTCGGTCCCACCAAGGACTACGAATGCAACTGCGGCAAGTACAAGCGGATGCGCCACCGCGGCGTGGTCTGCGAAAAGTGCGGGGTCGAAGTAATTCAATCCAAGGTGCGGCGCGAGCGCATGGGGCACATCGATCTGGCCGCACCGGTCGCCCACATCTGGTTTCTGCGCTCGCTGCCCTCGCGGATCGGGACCCTGCTCGACATGACGCTCAAGGAACTCGAGAAGGTGCTGTACTTCGAGTGCTACGTGGTCACCGATCCTGGCGAGACCCCGCTACAGGTGAAGGAATTGCTCACCGAGCGCAAGTACCGCGAGGCGCGCGAGCAGTACGGCGACAGCTTCAAGGCGGACATGGGCGCAGAATCGATCCGCTCGCTGCTCTCCAAGCTCGAACTCGACAAACTCGCCGAGGAGCTCCGCGCCGAGATGAAGGCGACCAACTCGGAGGCGCGCCGCAAGAAGGTCGCCAAACGCCTGAAGGTCGTCAACGCATTCCGCGACTCCGGCAACCGGCCCGAGTGGATGATCCTGACCATTCTGCCGGTGATCCCGCCCGACCTGCGCCCGCTGGTGCCGCTGGACGGCGGCAGGTTCGCGACTTCGGATCTGAACGATCTCTACCGGCGGGTGATCAACCGCAACAATCGGTTGAAGCGCCTGATCGAGCTCAACGCTCCCGACATCATCATCCGCAATGAAAAGCGGATGTTGCAGGAAGCGGTCGACGCGCTGTTCGACAACGGGCGGCGCGGGCGCGCGATCACCGGCCCGTCGAAGCGGCCGCTCAAGTCACTGTCCGACATGCTCAAGGGCAAGTCGGGGCGGTTCCGGCAGAATCTGCTCGGCAAGCGCGTCGATTACTCGGGCCGTTCGGTTATCGTGGTCGGCCCCGAGCTGCGCCTCCATCAGTGCGGACTGCCCAAAAAGATGGCGCTCGAGCTGTTCAAACCGTTTATCTACAACAAGCTCGAAGAGAAGGGCTACGTTACGACCATCAAAAGCGCCAAGAAGATGGTCGAAAAAGAAGGCAAGGATGTCTGGGACATCCTCGACGAGGTGATCCGCGAGCACCCCGTGCTCCTCAACCGAGCGCCGACCCTGCATCGACTGGGCATCCAGGCTTTCGAGCCGGTACTTATCGAGGGCAAGGCCATTCAGCTGCATCCGCTCGTGTGCGTCGCGTACAACGCCGACTTCGATGGCGACCAGATGGCGGTCCATGTGCCACTGTCAATCGAGGCGCAGGTCGAGTCGCGCGCACTCATGATGTCGACCAACAACATCCTGTCGCCGGCTTCCGGCCGTCCGATCATCGTGCCGACCCAGGACATGGTGCTGGGACTCTACTACATGACCCGCGAGCGCCCGCTGGCGCACGGCGAAGGCAAGTTCTTCGCGAACCCGGACGAAGTTCGCATCGCGTATGACCACGGCGAGATCGATCTGCATGCCCGTATTACGGTGCGGATGAAGGTGGTTGCCGGGGATACGCCGCCGGAGACCAATGGCCGCCCGGCCAAAGGCAAGAAAGCGCCTGCGCAGCCGCAACTCCCGGTTTCCGAGCGGGTCGAGACCACGGTCGGCCGCGTCCTGATTTATGAGATCGTACCGCCCGAGGTTCCGTTTGCAGAGGTCAACAAGACTCTCAAGAAAAAGGAACTCGGCAACCTGATCGACGTGGTCTATCGTCGCGCCGGCGACAAGGCAACCGTCATCTTCGCCGACAAGCTCAAGGATGTGGGCTTCGAGTTCGCAACCCGCGCGGGAATTTCCATCTCGATCAAGGACATGGTCATCCCGGCCAAGAAGGCGCAGCTGCTCGGGGACGCGCAGAAACAGGTCAGCGATATCCAAAAGCAGTACAACAACGGGGTCATCACCGACGGCGAGCGTTACAACAAGGTCGTCGACATCTGGGCCGAGGTCCAGGATGAAATCGGCGGCGCCGTCATCAAGGGCCTGTCTACCGAAGTGTACGGCAAGGACAAGGACGGCAAAGAGATCTCCGGACCCTCCTTCAACCCGATCTTCATCATGGCCGATTCGGGGGCGCGCGGCTCGGAGCAGCAGATTCGCCAGCTCGCCGGTCTGCGCGGACTGATGGCCAAGCCTTCGGGTGAAATAATCGAGACCCCGATTACCGCCAACTTTCGCGAAGGTCTGACCGTCGGCGAGTATTTCACCTCGACCCACGGCGCGCGCAAGGGTCTGGCGGACACCGCGCTCAAGACCGCCAACTCCGGTTACCTCACCCGGCGGCTGGTCGACGTGGCGCAGGACTCGATCATCACGGAGGAAGACTGCGGCACGCTCGATGGCATCGAGATCACACCGCTGGTGGAAGGCGGTGAAATCATCGAGGCACTCGGTGACCGGGTGCTGGGACGGGTCGCGCTGGAGGATGTCCACGACCCCTTCACCAACGAAGTGGTGGTCCGCGCCAACGAGATGATCGATGAGGATAGCGTCAAGCAAATCGAGGATGCGAGTATCGAGCGAATCAAGATTCGCTCGGTGCTGACCTGCCAGTCGCGCCGCGGCGTGTGCGTGCGCTGCTACGGCCGCGACCTGGGGCGCGGGCACCTGGTCGATCTCGGCGAGGCGATCGGA
Proteins encoded in this window:
- the rpoC gene encoding DNA-directed RNA polymerase subunit beta', which translates into the protein MEDLFGIFEKPKNPLAFNSIRISIASPEMIRSWSHGEVKKPETINYRTFKPERDGLFCAKIFGPTKDYECNCGKYKRMRHRGVVCEKCGVEVIQSKVRRERMGHIDLAAPVAHIWFLRSLPSRIGTLLDMTLKELEKVLYFECYVVTDPGETPLQVKELLTERKYREAREQYGDSFKADMGAESIRSLLSKLELDKLAEELRAEMKATNSEARRKKVAKRLKVVNAFRDSGNRPEWMILTILPVIPPDLRPLVPLDGGRFATSDLNDLYRRVINRNNRLKRLIELNAPDIIIRNEKRMLQEAVDALFDNGRRGRAITGPSKRPLKSLSDMLKGKSGRFRQNLLGKRVDYSGRSVIVVGPELRLHQCGLPKKMALELFKPFIYNKLEEKGYVTTIKSAKKMVEKEGKDVWDILDEVIREHPVLLNRAPTLHRLGIQAFEPVLIEGKAIQLHPLVCVAYNADFDGDQMAVHVPLSIEAQVESRALMMSTNNILSPASGRPIIVPTQDMVLGLYYMTRERPLAHGEGKFFANPDEVRIAYDHGEIDLHARITVRMKVVAGDTPPETNGRPAKGKKAPAQPQLPVSERVETTVGRVLIYEIVPPEVPFAEVNKTLKKKELGNLIDVVYRRAGDKATVIFADKLKDVGFEFATRAGISISIKDMVIPAKKAQLLGDAQKQVSDIQKQYNNGVITDGERYNKVVDIWAEVQDEIGGAVIKGLSTEVYGKDKDGKEISGPSFNPIFIMADSGARGSEQQIRQLAGLRGLMAKPSGEIIETPITANFREGLTVGEYFTSTHGARKGLADTALKTANSGYLTRRLVDVAQDSIITEEDCGTLDGIEITPLVEGGEIIEALGDRVLGRVALEDVHDPFTNEVVVRANEMIDEDSVKQIEDASIERIKIRSVLTCQSRRGVCVRCYGRDLGRGHLVDLGEAIGIIAAQSIGEPGTQLTMRTFHIGGTASRRAEQTTLEARNEGVVRLHNVNTVPGRDGTLIVMTRHGEVVIAAQVKGEDGHIRERERERYPLVYGAKLRKGEGDHVKTAELIAEWDPYTTPIITEVDGVVKFGDILEGKTMEERVDERTGARSNVIVEFKDLDVRPRISIKEGSGKTVKIPNSNLYARYFLPVGAYINVTEGIEVRAGDVIAKIPRESAKTKDITGGLPRVAELFEARKPKEFAVISEIDGQVSFGKDTKGKRKLVVTPEVGEPREYLIPKGKHIGVHEGDMIKAGEPLMEGSSNPHDILTILGEKALAKYLVDEIQEIYRLQGVRINDKHIEAIVRQMLRRVRIKEVGDTDFLVGDQIEKWRFDEENTRVLEKGGEPAIAEPLLLGITKASLSTESFISAASFQETTRVLTEAAINGKVDRLIGLKENVIMGRLIPAGTGLPSYNRMEVKVEGGGETEELAKTDLEGAAAPAGD